The Methanobacterium sp. BAmetb5 genome includes a region encoding these proteins:
- a CDS encoding dihydromethanopterin reductase (acceptor) has translation MKIAWAFTGAGHLLLESVETLEKVAGEHQVTLLLSGAAEEVLKMYGLFNRVKAVTGGYYQELILEKDQMWSYPISGRFSLGRYDLLIVSPTTSNTIAKLVHGIADSLVTNVVAQSGKGKIKTLLVPVDLESGDLETVLPSKLELELCQNCDTCEAAAACPPDAITPGMEINLLKCEGCAACQVACPYGAVSGGSIITIHMREIDVENSRKLHKLEGVEVLKDPSTILSLIRE, from the coding sequence ATGAAAATAGCATGGGCCTTCACTGGAGCAGGTCACCTGCTTTTGGAAAGTGTGGAAACACTGGAGAAAGTTGCCGGTGAACATCAGGTGACTCTACTCCTTTCTGGTGCTGCTGAAGAAGTTTTAAAGATGTACGGCCTTTTTAACCGTGTTAAAGCAGTTACTGGGGGCTACTATCAAGAACTGATTCTGGAAAAGGATCAGATGTGGAGTTATCCCATATCTGGTCGTTTTTCCCTGGGACGGTACGATCTACTGATTGTTTCCCCCACCACCTCCAACACCATTGCCAAACTAGTACACGGAATTGCCGACAGCCTGGTGACCAACGTCGTGGCCCAGTCCGGTAAAGGGAAGATCAAAACCCTGCTGGTACCAGTGGACCTGGAATCCGGAGACCTGGAAACAGTACTCCCCTCCAAACTGGAATTGGAGTTATGTCAAAACTGCGATACCTGTGAAGCTGCTGCCGCTTGCCCCCCTGACGCCATAACCCCCGGAATGGAAATAAACCTTCTTAAATGTGAAGGATGCGCTGCCTGCCAAGTGGCCTGCCCCTACGGTGCAGTGAGTGGGGGCAGCATCATCACCATCCACATGCGAGAGATCGATGTGGAAAACAGCAGGAAACTCCACAAATTGGAAGGGGTTGAAGTCCTTAAAGATCCTTCAACAATCCTATCTTTAATACGGGAATAA
- a CDS encoding DUF169 domain-containing protein, with the protein MDYQELGKRLKDILKLEREPVALKWVSREPRDIPREEGKSRFCTKLNKALNGETFYSTVEEEECMGGLRYTGMKDPSNFPKNMQSGSFLIPGGVYKSIPAVQRSWKNNLAIDSGIFVAILFAPLTRAEFEPDVIFIVGNATQGMELLHANAYDSGSHGLGADSGPICSSMAAVPYLTGKVTYGFGDIGSRNNMKLKTEEIMVSLPATDLERVVLNLEEMKTKTFFR; encoded by the coding sequence ATGGATTATCAGGAACTGGGTAAAAGATTGAAGGATATTCTTAAACTGGAAAGGGAACCAGTGGCTCTTAAATGGGTTTCGAGAGAACCGAGGGATATTCCCCGGGAAGAGGGAAAATCAAGGTTTTGCACCAAACTCAACAAAGCCCTGAATGGAGAGACTTTTTATTCCACCGTTGAAGAAGAGGAATGCATGGGTGGTTTGAGGTACACCGGGATGAAGGATCCCAGCAATTTCCCCAAAAACATGCAAAGCGGTTCATTTCTGATCCCGGGAGGGGTTTACAAAAGCATCCCGGCAGTACAACGCTCCTGGAAAAACAATCTGGCAATTGATTCCGGGATCTTCGTGGCCATACTATTTGCACCATTAACCCGGGCCGAGTTTGAGCCAGATGTTATATTCATTGTGGGTAATGCCACCCAGGGAATGGAATTACTGCACGCCAATGCCTACGACTCGGGATCACACGGTCTTGGAGCAGATTCCGGACCCATATGCAGTTCGATGGCGGCGGTGCCCTATCTCACCGGGAAAGTCACCTACGGATTTGGAGATATCGGTTCCCGAAACAACATGAAATTAAAAACTGAGGAGATCATGGTGAGCCTGCCAGCAACTGACCTGGAAAGGGTGGTGTTGAACCTGGAAGAAATGAAAACAAAAACATTTTTCCGTTAA
- a CDS encoding DUF5750 family protein encodes MDLKVKIIDYGFSDSLKRYYVTYQVTGLEGDDLSKLIQRLPDPLTVQGDEIHLNTYFEEGYYPFGTEDSQNRLEDYIAREELEMTAYLLGLLEDD; translated from the coding sequence GTGGATTTGAAGGTTAAAATCATTGATTATGGATTTTCAGATAGTTTGAAACGGTATTATGTCACTTACCAGGTTACCGGGCTGGAAGGTGATGATCTGAGTAAATTAATCCAGCGTTTGCCGGATCCGCTCACAGTCCAGGGGGATGAAATCCACCTCAATACCTACTTTGAGGAAGGATATTATCCCTTTGGCACTGAAGATTCGCAAAACCGTCTGGAAGACTATATAGCCAGAGAAGAGCTGGAAATGACGGCATACCTCCTGGGCTTGTTGGAAGATGATTGA
- a CDS encoding DUF192 domain-containing protein yields the protein MAGSEKSSYVFLVNKTKATNLGNADVANSFFSRFKGLMMVKNLERGLILKLPSDRSRRASAIHMFFMRIPLDVIFADSEKKVVDIVTLDPWTTYTPVAPARYVIELEKGKLKESNTEIGDELDFTCEQA from the coding sequence ATGGCGGGCAGTGAAAAATCGAGTTATGTATTCCTGGTGAATAAAACTAAAGCCACTAATCTGGGAAATGCTGATGTGGCCAACAGTTTTTTCTCCAGATTCAAGGGATTGATGATGGTAAAAAATTTAGAAAGGGGTTTAATCCTCAAATTACCATCTGATCGGAGTAGGAGGGCATCAGCCATCCATATGTTCTTCATGCGCATACCCTTGGATGTCATCTTCGCGGATTCAGAAAAAAAGGTGGTGGACATTGTTACTCTTGATCCCTGGACCACTTACACTCCCGTGGCACCAGCACGCTATGTAATAGAACTGGAAAAGGGTAAATTAAAAGAATCTAATACAGAAATCGGTGATGAATTGGATTTCACCTGTGAACAGGCCTGA
- a CDS encoding nuclear transport factor 2 family protein, whose amino-acid sequence MEANEQVKNAVFKLLEKYSQGYQDKDIEGMLKLFVPEDDLVVIGTGFDEWVKGSEELRCGFERDLEQATRIRIKYRDVTISASGQVAWLSCHMNMEAHVNGQEIYLPGRLSAVVEEKNNEWLFAHLHYSLPAMDQEEGKAYPEP is encoded by the coding sequence ATGGAAGCCAATGAACAAGTGAAAAATGCAGTATTTAAACTCTTAGAAAAGTACTCCCAAGGATATCAAGATAAAGATATTGAGGGGATGTTGAAACTATTTGTTCCCGAGGATGACCTGGTGGTTATTGGAACTGGTTTTGATGAATGGGTTAAAGGGAGTGAAGAACTGCGCTGTGGCTTTGAAAGAGACTTAGAACAGGCCACCCGCATCCGAATTAAATACCGGGATGTTACCATTTCTGCCTCCGGCCAAGTGGCCTGGTTATCCTGCCATATGAACATGGAAGCTCATGTAAATGGCCAGGAAATATACTTACCCGGCCGATTAAGTGCAGTTGTTGAAGAAAAAAACAATGAATGGCTTTTCGCCCATTTACACTATTCTTTACCTGCAATGGATCAGGAAGAGGGTAAAGCTTACCCTGAACCTTAG
- the glyA gene encoding serine hydroxymethyltransferase, translated as MSDNEKYAQEIKDITLKHHQWMKNSINLIASENITSISVREALASDLSHRYAEGLPCHRLYEGCQYIDEIENITIDLSKKLYHAEHANVQPISGVVANMASFFALADHNDGMMALEVPVGGHISHANVSAAGIRGLKVSPHPFDEEKMNIDADAMKKEIIASKPKIVLLGGSLFLFPHPVEEAREAADEVGAKVMYDGAHVLGLIAGGQFQDPLREGADLMAGSTHKTFPGPQGGIILCKEELKHQIDDAVFPGVVSNHHLHHLAALGIATAEMAEFGEAYAQQIIKNAKALAQNFHELGFKVLCEDLGFTESHQVAMDMSGIGKASKMAKDLEANNIILNKNLLPWDDVNRSDDPSGIRVGTQELTRRGLKESHMAEVAELIKKVVVEGKEVKDEVSEFITSFDTVHYAFRSDKAYDYIEF; from the coding sequence ATGTCAGACAACGAAAAATACGCCCAGGAAATAAAGGATATTACTCTAAAACATCACCAATGGATGAAAAATAGTATAAATCTCATTGCCAGTGAGAACATCACCAGTATAAGCGTCAGAGAGGCCCTAGCCAGCGACCTGTCCCACCGTTACGCAGAAGGACTGCCCTGCCATCGGTTATACGAAGGATGCCAGTACATCGACGAGATCGAAAATATCACCATCGATCTATCCAAAAAACTGTACCATGCCGAACACGCCAATGTACAACCCATATCGGGCGTGGTAGCCAATATGGCATCTTTTTTCGCCTTAGCTGATCACAATGATGGAATGATGGCTCTGGAAGTTCCAGTAGGTGGACATATCAGCCACGCCAATGTCAGTGCCGCCGGTATCCGAGGACTCAAAGTATCACCCCACCCCTTCGATGAAGAAAAGATGAACATCGACGCTGACGCCATGAAAAAGGAGATAATCGCCAGCAAACCCAAAATAGTCCTTTTAGGCGGCAGTTTATTCCTCTTCCCCCACCCAGTAGAGGAAGCCCGTGAGGCCGCCGATGAAGTGGGAGCCAAAGTAATGTACGACGGTGCTCATGTTCTGGGACTAATCGCCGGAGGCCAGTTCCAGGACCCATTAAGAGAAGGTGCAGATTTAATGGCTGGAAGTACCCATAAAACTTTCCCTGGACCACAAGGAGGCATAATTCTCTGTAAAGAAGAATTAAAACATCAGATTGACGATGCAGTCTTCCCTGGTGTGGTGAGTAACCATCACCTCCACCACCTGGCCGCCCTGGGTATTGCCACCGCAGAAATGGCCGAATTTGGAGAAGCCTACGCCCAGCAGATCATCAAAAATGCCAAAGCCCTGGCCCAGAACTTCCACGAACTGGGCTTCAAGGTACTGTGTGAAGATCTGGGCTTCACTGAATCCCATCAGGTGGCCATGGACATGTCCGGCATTGGAAAAGCCTCCAAGATGGCCAAAGACCTGGAAGCCAACAACATAATCCTCAACAAGAACCTCCTACCATGGGATGATGTTAACCGCTCCGATGACCCATCAGGTATAAGGGTAGGAACTCAGGAGTTAACCCGCCGTGGATTAAAAGAATCCCACATGGCAGAAGTTGCCGAACTAATTAAAAAGGTAGTTGTTGAGGGTAAAGAAGTTAAAGATGAGGTATCTGAGTTCATAACCTCCTTCGACACCGTGCACTATGCCTTCCGCAGTGACAAAGCCTATGACTACATAGAATTTTAA
- a CDS encoding HEAT repeat domain-containing protein: MAEEHKRIGFLLEELKNEDWKVREDAAELLAEVGEPDAIEPLIEALDDEDWHVREAVALALGVFEDERAVEPLIKSMSDEKANVRYGAALSLSIVGDQRAVDVLLRATEDENPVVRKVAKVALKEIEIRQ; this comes from the coding sequence ATGGCTGAAGAGCATAAAAGGATAGGTTTTCTCTTGGAAGAACTTAAAAATGAGGATTGGAAGGTTCGTGAAGATGCAGCTGAACTTTTAGCCGAAGTTGGAGAGCCGGATGCCATTGAACCACTGATTGAAGCATTAGATGATGAAGATTGGCACGTTCGAGAGGCAGTTGCCCTGGCCCTGGGAGTTTTTGAGGACGAACGGGCTGTGGAACCTTTAATTAAATCCATGTCTGATGAAAAAGCCAATGTAAGGTACGGGGCTGCACTCAGTCTTTCCATAGTTGGTGACCAGCGGGCAGTGGATGTACTTCTAAGGGCTACTGAAGATGAGAATCCGGTGGTGCGAAAAGTTGCTAAAGTAGCCCTTAAAGAGATTGAAATTCGACAATGA
- a CDS encoding methionine adenosyltransferase: MRNIFVEELIQKPIEEQEIEIVERKGIGHPDSISDGIAESVSRGLCNAYLDHFGGVLHHNTDEVQITAGESSPEFGGGDIIKPMDILLTGRGVPEYEGKKIGIDRIAIGAAKEYLKESLINLDVETCTVVECKIGHGSGDLVDVFKREGMPASNDTSFGVGFAPFSETESMVMAIEELLNSKSFKKKYPQVGEDIKVMGLRDQDHITLTVAVAMISKYVDGVESYLNTKEELNNIVTELALKHTSREVKTYINTGDDPSCDTEKGYYLTVTGTSAEMGDDGSVGRGNRANGLITPNRPMSMEATSGKNPINHVGKIYNLLSNQMANDIVKEVEGINQVNIMILSQIGAPIDQPKAASAQLILEKGYEMGKVQKEVQGVMDTWLADINKITEMLIKGKVRTF, from the coding sequence ATGAGAAATATTTTCGTTGAAGAGCTTATTCAAAAGCCCATTGAGGAGCAAGAGATAGAAATCGTGGAAAGGAAAGGTATCGGCCACCCGGACAGTATAAGTGACGGAATTGCAGAATCAGTTAGCCGTGGCCTGTGCAACGCTTACTTGGATCATTTTGGTGGTGTACTACACCATAACACCGATGAAGTGCAGATAACTGCGGGAGAGTCCTCCCCTGAATTTGGTGGTGGAGACATAATCAAACCCATGGACATCCTCCTTACCGGCCGGGGAGTTCCAGAATACGAAGGTAAAAAGATAGGTATTGATCGAATAGCCATTGGTGCTGCCAAAGAATACCTCAAAGAAAGCCTCATCAACCTGGACGTGGAAACCTGCACGGTGGTGGAATGTAAAATTGGTCATGGTTCCGGGGATCTGGTGGATGTTTTCAAAAGGGAAGGAATGCCTGCTTCCAATGATACCTCGTTTGGAGTGGGTTTTGCTCCATTCTCCGAAACCGAAAGCATGGTTATGGCCATTGAAGAACTCTTAAACTCCAAATCATTCAAGAAAAAATACCCTCAAGTAGGGGAAGATATCAAGGTAATGGGTCTGCGTGACCAGGACCATATAACTCTCACCGTGGCCGTGGCCATGATCTCCAAATATGTGGATGGTGTTGAATCCTACCTGAACACCAAGGAAGAGCTAAACAACATTGTAACTGAACTGGCCCTGAAACACACTTCCAGAGAAGTTAAAACCTACATCAACACTGGAGACGACCCCTCCTGTGATACTGAAAAGGGTTACTACCTCACCGTAACCGGGACCTCAGCAGAAATGGGTGATGACGGATCAGTGGGACGTGGAAACCGGGCTAACGGATTAATTACTCCCAACCGACCAATGTCCATGGAAGCCACCTCTGGTAAAAACCCCATCAACCATGTTGGTAAAATATACAACCTTTTATCTAATCAGATGGCCAATGACATAGTTAAAGAAGTGGAAGGAATAAACCAGGTTAATATAATGATTTTAAGCCAGATTGGAGCCCCTATTGACCAGCCAAAAGCAGCAAGTGCCCAGCTCATCCTGGAAAAGGGTTACGAAATGGGCAAAGTCCAAAAAGAAGTTCAGGGCGTTATGGACACCTGGTTAGCAGATATCAACAAGATAACTGAGATGTTAATAAAGGGAAAAGTTCGAACCTTCTAA